A genome region from Geobacter pickeringii includes the following:
- the recB gene encoding exodeoxyribonuclease V subunit beta has protein sequence MDAMLTYDNLGMELEGVNLIEASAGTGKTYAIACLFLRLVVEKELLPEQTLVVTFTEAATKELRARIRERLRDARDAFAGLLPPSHIDPFLKGLVANGNGAGPGTTAAIERLDRALQTFDCAAISTIHGFCLRALKENAFESGSLYDTELVADQRGLLQEIADDFWRRSFFGADAELLPAALRDGWTPEKLASFLRGKVGNPELLLLPAFTPDEVAALAGEGGAVYAALADLWRQRRGEIEAILHEHKGLSRSRNNYHPDLVPLLLAGMATYVDGGNPFDLPAGFEKFSAAFMRDNRMKKADPPEHRFFDLCETMTDVVRRRLLALRGSLVTFAAERLAALKGRRNIRFFDDLLADLYRALEGGTGDELALRLRRQYRAALIDEFQDTDPVQYRIFRRIYADGTVPLFLIGDPKQSIYGFRGADIFAYLEARADVPPERRFTMDRNWRSTPEMVKAVNHLFAQRADRPFVVEDIGYPNVAAAREGHPLSLEGRDRAPLQFWFLERTGDDGASIGIAKARQRIVAAVAGEIASLLADGRAGTATIEGEPLVPEDIAVVVRSHGQAALVREALAGFGIPSVVQSTGSLFDTDAARDVLRVMQAVAEPGRESRVRAALATSLFGVPAIGIARLLDDEKGWEGRLAAFRTYHELWQTRGFMTMFRTLLAQEGVRERLLPLEDGERRLTDINHCSEVVHGAAVAGGLGMDRLCAWFGERVSTPPEGEEYQIRLESDEKAVRIVTVHVSKGLEYPIVFCPFAWGGVRDDDGMAVYHDGYRMVADFGSDRLDEHRRKARTENLAENLRLLYVALTRAKYRCYLAWGKIRYAGTSAPAYLLHPPAGGDAADVAAALAEAFEKLSDATLVQRLADLRQGNEALLTVTVNPEPAGERYRGDRGIPSAAVCRQFRGRIDGEWRVASFTSFVARHRPEEELPDRDQRDGGAAEPPEAERSVPPPDSIFAFPRGAQAGIALHAIFEKLDFAGADEGAVRGVVARQLERYGFDAAWCGPVCALVWNVFRAPLADAEGTGFLAALKKGEWIPELEFYVPLRFVTSERVAEVLRRWGGLPGGASLAEVADRLDFRPARGMVRGFIDMVFRHGGRYYLIDWKSNHLGNRTEEYRRERLVREMERELYPLQYLLYTVALDRYLAARIPGYRYETHFGGVRYVFLRGVDPQRPELGIYRDTPPAALVKELGSLLIGSAGGNHAL, from the coding sequence ATGGATGCCATGCTGACCTACGACAACCTGGGTATGGAGCTTGAGGGGGTGAACCTCATCGAGGCGAGCGCCGGCACCGGCAAGACCTACGCCATCGCCTGCCTCTTCCTGCGGCTGGTGGTGGAAAAGGAGCTGCTCCCGGAGCAGACCCTGGTGGTCACCTTCACCGAAGCGGCCACCAAGGAGCTGCGTGCCCGGATTAGGGAGCGGCTGCGGGATGCCCGCGACGCCTTCGCCGGCCTCCTCCCGCCGTCGCACATCGATCCGTTCCTCAAGGGGCTGGTCGCCAATGGCAACGGCGCCGGCCCGGGAACCACGGCCGCCATCGAGCGCCTCGACCGCGCCCTCCAGACCTTCGACTGCGCCGCCATCTCGACGATCCACGGCTTCTGCCTCCGGGCCCTCAAGGAGAACGCCTTCGAAAGCGGCTCCCTCTACGATACCGAGCTCGTCGCCGACCAGCGCGGGCTCCTGCAGGAAATCGCCGACGACTTCTGGCGCCGCTCCTTTTTCGGCGCCGATGCCGAGCTGCTGCCGGCGGCCCTGCGTGACGGATGGACCCCCGAGAAACTCGCCTCGTTCCTGCGCGGGAAGGTCGGCAATCCCGAACTCCTCCTCCTGCCGGCGTTCACCCCTGACGAGGTGGCGGCGCTTGCGGGGGAGGGTGGGGCAGTCTACGCCGCCCTTGCAGACCTCTGGCGCCAGCGCCGGGGGGAGATCGAAGCGATCCTCCACGAGCACAAGGGGTTGAGTCGTTCACGGAACAACTACCACCCCGACCTCGTGCCGCTCCTTCTGGCGGGGATGGCCACCTACGTGGACGGAGGGAATCCCTTCGACCTCCCCGCCGGCTTCGAGAAGTTCTCCGCCGCCTTCATGCGCGACAACCGGATGAAGAAGGCCGATCCGCCGGAGCACCGCTTCTTCGACCTCTGCGAAACGATGACCGACGTGGTGAGGCGCCGGCTCCTCGCCCTGCGGGGGAGCCTGGTGACCTTCGCCGCGGAGCGCCTCGCCGCGCTGAAGGGACGGCGGAACATCCGCTTCTTCGACGATCTCCTTGCCGATCTCTATCGCGCGCTGGAGGGGGGGACGGGGGACGAGCTGGCGTTGCGCCTGCGCCGGCAGTACCGGGCAGCTCTCATCGACGAGTTTCAGGACACCGATCCGGTCCAGTACCGGATCTTCCGGCGCATCTACGCCGACGGCACGGTCCCCCTTTTCCTGATCGGCGACCCGAAACAGTCGATCTACGGCTTCCGCGGGGCGGACATCTTCGCCTACCTGGAGGCCCGGGCCGACGTGCCGCCGGAGCGGCGGTTCACCATGGACCGCAACTGGCGCTCCACGCCGGAGATGGTAAAGGCGGTGAATCATCTTTTCGCGCAGCGCGCCGACCGCCCCTTTGTGGTGGAGGATATCGGCTATCCCAATGTTGCCGCGGCCCGGGAGGGGCACCCCCTGTCTCTTGAGGGGCGCGACCGTGCGCCGCTGCAGTTCTGGTTTCTGGAGCGGACTGGGGACGACGGCGCCAGCATCGGGATCGCCAAGGCGCGGCAGCGAATCGTTGCCGCGGTGGCGGGGGAGATCGCCTCTCTCCTTGCCGACGGACGCGCCGGCACGGCAACCATCGAGGGCGAACCGCTCGTGCCGGAGGATATTGCGGTGGTGGTTCGAAGCCACGGTCAGGCGGCCCTCGTCCGCGAGGCCCTGGCGGGGTTCGGCATTCCGTCGGTGGTCCAGAGCACCGGGAGCCTCTTTGACACCGATGCGGCGCGGGACGTCCTGCGCGTGATGCAGGCCGTTGCCGAGCCTGGCCGGGAATCCCGGGTGCGGGCCGCCCTCGCCACGTCGCTCTTCGGCGTCCCGGCCATCGGGATTGCCCGGCTGCTGGACGACGAGAAGGGGTGGGAGGGGCGGCTGGCGGCATTTCGCACCTACCACGAGCTCTGGCAGACGCGCGGCTTCATGACGATGTTCCGGACGCTTCTGGCCCAGGAGGGGGTGCGGGAGCGTCTCCTGCCGCTGGAGGACGGCGAGCGGCGCCTCACCGACATCAACCACTGCAGTGAGGTGGTCCACGGCGCCGCCGTGGCGGGGGGTCTCGGCATGGACCGGCTCTGCGCCTGGTTCGGCGAGCGGGTGAGCACCCCTCCCGAGGGGGAGGAGTACCAGATCCGCCTCGAATCGGACGAGAAGGCGGTGCGGATCGTCACCGTCCACGTCAGCAAGGGGCTCGAATATCCCATTGTCTTCTGCCCCTTCGCCTGGGGCGGGGTCCGGGACGACGACGGGATGGCGGTCTACCACGACGGGTACCGCATGGTGGCCGATTTCGGATCTGATCGGCTCGACGAGCACCGGAGAAAGGCGCGCACCGAGAACCTTGCCGAAAACCTGCGCCTCCTCTACGTTGCCCTCACCCGGGCGAAATACCGCTGCTATCTCGCCTGGGGGAAGATCCGGTATGCCGGGACCTCGGCCCCGGCCTATCTGCTCCACCCCCCCGCCGGCGGTGACGCCGCCGATGTGGCGGCTGCCCTGGCGGAGGCGTTCGAGAAGCTCTCCGACGCCACCTTGGTGCAGCGTCTTGCCGACCTGCGCCAGGGTAACGAGGCGCTCCTCACCGTCACCGTCAACCCCGAGCCGGCGGGGGAACGCTATCGGGGCGACCGCGGCATCCCTTCCGCCGCCGTCTGCCGCCAGTTTCGCGGGCGGATCGACGGGGAGTGGCGCGTTGCCAGCTTTACCTCCTTTGTCGCCCGCCACCGGCCGGAGGAGGAGCTCCCCGACCGCGATCAACGGGACGGAGGTGCTGCGGAGCCGCCGGAGGCAGAGCGTTCCGTCCCGCCGCCGGATTCGATCTTCGCGTTCCCGCGCGGGGCCCAGGCCGGTATCGCGCTCCATGCCATCTTCGAGAAACTCGACTTTGCCGGGGCCGACGAGGGTGCGGTTCGCGGGGTTGTGGCGCGCCAGCTCGAACGGTACGGATTCGACGCCGCGTGGTGCGGGCCGGTCTGCGCTCTGGTTTGGAACGTTTTCCGGGCTCCTCTCGCGGATGCGGAGGGGACCGGGTTCCTTGCCGCCCTGAAAAAGGGCGAATGGATTCCGGAGCTGGAATTCTACGTTCCTCTCCGGTTCGTCACCTCGGAGAGGGTGGCGGAGGTGCTGCGGCGGTGGGGGGGGCTCCCCGGCGGCGCCAGTCTGGCGGAAGTCGCGGACCGCCTCGATTTCAGGCCGGCGCGGGGGATGGTGCGGGGATTCATCGACATGGTCTTTCGCCACGGCGGGCGATATTACCTGATCGACTGGAAGTCGAACCACCTCGG